The following nucleotide sequence is from Zingiber officinale cultivar Zhangliang chromosome 10A, Zo_v1.1, whole genome shotgun sequence.
aaaaaaaaatgaaaatttcagTACAACactatttaaatattaaaaattaaaaccagcCCAAGTCATAGATTCTTGATGTACTAAAGAGAGTATGTATATGCTTGAGaaattaatataaatagggaaagtCCTATGTACACAAAGTGGTTAACCTATCATCATATGCAATATACTATTTCCTTTAGAGGAGATGTTGTCCCTCATCCTTTGACCATCTCACCCCTCTTATCATTGTGTCAGCGCAAAAGGCCTTCATTACCACTATTGCCAAGGTAGGAAAAGAGGAATTTGGGGCTCCACTGCAAGTCCTCACTCCAACATAGTATGGCCTTGTGCGCACAATGTTGTCATCTAGTACATTGTCACCATACGATTGCATGCAACAAGAATCAATTGTGCATAGTAGATGCCTCAGCAAACTTTTTTAATTCCAGCTTCAGCTGCACAACACCACATGTGACCAACGAGAAGTAGATGATTCTAAACAAGTCTAAACAAGTTCTCTAGCGAATGAAAAAGGATTCAAATAAGAAGAATAAGCGAACATGGAAAGAGAGAAGATGAATGTATGTACAAGTGTATAGCTGTGCAAGAATTTTCTGGGAAAAGATCAAAAAGTCTTCAAATGAAAATGCCATAAACATATCTATAACCCAGGGGACAATATattataaaagagctttttcagaggaagtaatttttttttcaggAGCAGGGGAgttagcatacaaaattcacctGCTTGATGGATAACCCAGGTGAATCAACAGCATTGGTGTCAGATTTTGTACTTGATTCCGCAGTCTGCACATTTTCTTTCATCTCAGGATTTAAGTGTGTCATTGATGGACGAAGTTGGACAACTGCATGGACAGGATTTAAGTGTAACTGCAAGTAATGAGATTAAGAAAAATAAGTTTTCTTGGACAAAATCTAGGTCATTGATGCAGAAAGTCAAACAGAACACAACATATACACCATCAACTAAAAACTCAAAAGCAACCAAAAATAAGAAATAATATGAGAGATGTAAGCAACGCTTTCCATCGAGTATGACAACGAAACCCATGATTAAAGTTTTGTTTCTTTGAGAAAGTAAAATAACAAGGAGAAAAAAAAGCGTTTCCTTTGAAGGAACCAGGATAtgaaaaggaactagaagaaaaTTTTTCTCCCCTCAAAATTTATCCATCTagagaaaaaattataaatgCAGAGAGACACCTTGTCTCCCCTCACCGTCAGCTTGGCCTCTGCCCTAAACTATGAGCCTGTCTGTTGCATCTCCAATCTATGACTTTGGAACAAGATGAACATGttatagcatatatatatatatatatatatatatatatatatatatatatatatatcacctaTAGAAAAACTATTCTTCTCTTCCTTTCATTTTCCATCTCTATCTCacctcttttctttctcctgtTCCCATACTCCTTCCAGGAAACAAAGATTAAGTCATTTTGCTCCTATTTACCAGGTAAATAAATTGAACCTATAACTCTAAAAGAGAGATTGCATCCTTTTGTTCATCATTAAAGTCCTTGCTCAAAGAAGTTAAATTTTTAGTACTAAATAGTGACCAGGCTATGAGCTTATCAGTGAAAGCGGGTAGTTGTGTAAAAAGATTGTTCTAAGATTAATACTCATGTAGAGTAGTAATCTATTTGAAGCAAATTAGACAAAGATATTGTATAAAGATAGTTGATCGTTTTGATCAGGTGGAATGCAAATGAGTAAAATTTTGCTTTCTTTATGGCACATCTAACATCAATCTTTAAACACTTAAGGAAAATGATATGTAATTTGTAGTTATAGACCCTGTAATAAGATAAGATAAATGCGCCCAAGCAAAGTTTCAAAATTTATAGTTAAATTCCCATTATAACCTTTATGTATTCTTTAAGCAAATATCTAGTACTTAACAAATCAAAGTATCAAACCCATCTGCTAGTGATATGTAATTTGCAAGGCCATCTGATATAGAATTTCCAAGGGCATCTAGAATACTCATATCATAAAACACATCCATGTTGACTAAAACAAAGCTTAAatgaaattttaagtttgttaggaTGAATAGAAAATCTGGTAATttgcaaaaatcaattttcatttttCTCAAAGAAAAATGTGAACTTTGTTCCAATTTAAGCAAAAGAAGGTACCTGGTTTCCATCCAAAATCCCAATAGCATAACTAGCTAATGAAGGTGCCAGTGATGAAGACAAAATCTGGGAAAGTTCAATTTAACTGTCAGGTTGAAGAAAAGCTGACTTTGCAAAACAATTAACCTTCGTTTATTacttaagtttataaaattaGTTATCTAGCAATTATTTGAAGTGCTCTGAAATGTCACTATGTTTGATGCCAATGAACTCAGAGGTGAAACAAAACCAGGTAGGAAAGGAAGATATGTTGAAGCATAAAATATCAGGATaagtgaaaatgaaaaacaaataaataaagccAATCCATTAAAAATATAACCCAGTCCACAAAACTAGGGTTGTAAATGCATAAAACGTCTATGAACCAACTTAATGAGAGCTTGTTTATATTAATTTACATACATAAAGAatggataaaaaaaaaagatttttgtgAATTCAAGCTTAATGTTCATGGAATGAGGAATGCCAATGAATAGTTTATGAATAGATTTGTTTAAAAGCTTGTCTAAGACTCATTTGTGATCTTCTATATTTAGCCACGTTATCCAAACATATAAAGCATACAATAACTATGTATATGCAATTATGTAGATATATATAGGGATGGCAATGAATGGGATAAcacacttaattaattaaatacctaCATCTCCGTGAAACAATATGTTACATGTGAGGACTAAGAGAAAACACCAACAAAGTAAAATCTGCAATTATACAATATGTTACATGTGAAGACTAAGAGAAAACACCAATCAAAGcaaaatttaatgaatctaaagCATAATGGCCATTGACGATTAAAAGTCAGACTACAGTAATGTTTGCCATAGATTCAGCTACATTCTCAGCAGTGTAAATGACTTTTATTATGAGTATCCAGCAATAAGAAAGAGTAGAAATAGAAGGTCATATAGTTCTCCACCTGCTTCTCTAACCTTAGGGGACCAGAAACATCTTGGTCATAGTTCTCACTATCAATATTCAGACTCAAATCTATCTCAATCTTTGATTTTGTTGGCTTCACTCGAACCTGAAACAACAAAAAATAGTCAAAGAAAGGTTATAATAATGCAAAATAAACATATAGAAAGATCTGAATAAATGTATACAACAATCTCaacaaaaaaaactaaaaaaggaAACTACACTTGAAACTGAATCTACTGAACATACCTTTTCACATCTTTCATTCAATTCGTATGGTCTCCAAGAAGGTCTATGTACATACTGCAAAATATATAgctgaaaaagaaaaagtttataAATGAATCGTATATTAAATATGATTGAAAGTAGTGTTCATTTGAGACAACCGAAATCCATATGAAACTACGTGCAGTTGATAACAACATCAAGATTGTATTGCTTGTCCCTCGTCACTGAGACTACATAGTCCTGACTATCTTAAGAGACAATGCTGATGCTTATTTAGGTCCTCATTGAAAGAAATAAGTTCTTTGTTACTATCTATGTTGGGTAGAGAGGGGGGGAGCGTGCAAAATAGCAGAGGCAGCAATCAGCAGCAAGAGAGGCAAAcaactaaaatgaaaaaaaaaaacacatatttCCAATAAGCTTATTTGTTTGGGCTGCTTAAAATATCAAGGAGAAGAAGTTCTAGCTTGCAAAAGTTGGGAtttcccaactccataaagaacTGACAGATAAGTATAACCATGAAGGTAAAAAAGTTAATTTCCTAATCACGGGTAAGGACCAGAATGAACAGCATTTCATTCCATTCCATTCCCCCAAATACTAAAACTGAGGTCCAATTTCCTGAAATCTCATTTTTGACAAGACATTACAATCTCTTTTTAGGTTCCAGACAATGCACACAACACCAAGCCAAAATGACAGTGACGGCACCTATGCCTTGAGACTTAATCAGCAAACTTGCAACAATGGACTTCCAAACTTAAGATAGTAGACAAGGAAAGACTTACATAGGAATCCACATCGAGAGGAGCTGGAGAACAGAATACGTCAATCTCGCGAACCACGGGATCCTCCTCTTCCACTTCCTCCTCGAAACCTCCATCGACGTCCATCGCACAGCTCGCTGCGACCTCAGCGTCCGGTCGGGATGACGAGGGACCTTGAGACGAAGAGCCAAGTCCAGGATCCTCCTTGACGGGGTCTGGGGCGGGAGGGCCGGTGTCGGGGTCGGGCTTAACCCGGGTTGGGGCCTCGATCTTGACCTTGCCCTTCATCTTCGGCTGGAAGCGGGCGGAGCGCGCGGGGCGCTGGGATGCACCGCGGTCGAGGTCGAGATCGAGGGCCATGTCGAGGTCCGACGCGGCTCCGGCGGAGGGATCGATGCCATCGTCGCCTCCGTCCATGTCTCTCtcgcctctcctctcctctcctctcctctcctcctcgAAGGCGCCTTGCGTATGTGTGAGTTCCAAACGGTTATCGAAGGCGCTCGAAGTTAAACCCTCGCGATTGCAGAAGACGTACCGGTGAACCGGCGACTGGATCAACGCAACCCGGTCGAGCCAAACTAATTGACCCGGATCCGACCGAACCATGTCAAATTTTGGAGTCGCAACCAAACCCGATCGGTAACAAAGGATCTCTAGATAAAAGGAagttttggaaaaataaattccaaacaagaaaaaaaaataaaagagtaaaTTCCAAGTAAGGAAAATATTTAAGAATGAATTATGAGGCAGTGAGAAGTCTAAACTAAAGATAATTCTATCCAAAAGTGAAAGTTTCTTTAAATTCATGAAGCTTAATAAATGTTTAACATAAAATTTGAAACTCATATTGTATCTAATGAAAGAATAAATTATATAGTAAATTTGACAATCCAAGAATCTATTTAATGCCTTCTGAAACTTGACCTATTTTATTGATAACCTCATTGACCTACCTCCACTGCCTtgctttagcttgtttgtttctttcttcttctgaAACTTGACCTATTTTATTGATACCAAGAAATAATGGTGTGAGATCAAAACAAGCAGCAGCAACAGCAAGAACAGTACTAAGTAGTAAAGGGAAGGTATGGGGAAAACCTTTTGATTGATCATGGCAAATGCCTTGGGAAGTGTGGTACCAATATTGGAGAGGGCCTTTCTTCTAGTTGTGTTGTTGAagatatctactaaccattgaGATTGTAGTAAAAGTAGGAGTAGCGATTCTTTTAGGAcgcttttatattttttaaaaggagATAAATTATGATGGAATATTTACTATATTATAGTAGCTCTTTGCACGAGAAAAGTCAAACATCCGGTGAGACATTTAGTATCGATTAGAAATTAATTCCAAGATCTATTGTAACAACTATACATGTAGATACTAACTATATTAACTATGTTAACATATAGGACGCTAACCATTGAGATTGAACTTTAGTCTAATAGTAGCTCCTATGAAGAGGTTTCGTCTCAAGTGTTGGCTACTCTTTATTAGTCAAGCAAGGTGACATATAAGATTGATAAAATGAACCTTTTGAAGTGATCCCAAATGAATTTATATAAGGGatatagtgttggtgcaacatccctcaggtcaaggttgacctggttaaccaagctgagtcttggtttgggtttagatgtttgacaataagatattgatcgaagaagagttaagtaggtcaaggttgaccggatacttgactaggaagtcctaactggcatgtcaggcagaaggaagtcctagtgagtgaagctaggcagaaggaaatcctagtgagtgaagccaggtgaaagtcctagtgagtgaagctaggcagatgaaagtcctagtgagtgaagctaggcagatgaaagtcctagtgagtgaagctaggcagatgaaagtcctagtgagtgaagctaggcagatggaaaaccctggtgagtgaagccagacaaaggaaatccagatggatcaaggatgatcggacatctggtgttgggaagtccaagtaggtcaagggagtgaccggatacttggcacgacgagtaaaagtccaagtgggtcaaagggattgaccggacacttggtggggagtcctggcaggtcaagggagtgaccagatgctaggcatgatgtaccaacaggtcaaggttgaccggatgttggttagggaggtttgggacttggttttgggcaaaaaccaagtgctggatcgatccgtggatcgatccaggctctggatcgatcagtggatcgatccagattcttcccagcgaacagagagcttctggatcgatccgtggatcgatccagaggtcctgatcgatcagccgatcgatcgggacgatgctgcttcgcgcgataagcgctggatcgatccgtggattgatccgggCGTCGAAATCagacgctcggatcgatccgtggatcgatcaagcctCCGACGATTggaacattgaatcgatcgggatccgaccgcgtcgggtttaaagccgcagcggcgtggtcttcggcatctcttcgagCTCTTCTCGAATTCCAGGTCCTCcacgctctctacaagcacgtgatcgcggttcttgaaggttcttggaggctttccaagtcaagaggcggatctattgcaagaggaagaagttagggttagggtttttactgcacatcttgtaagcttttgcttaacttgtatttccctttcttcttcttgtattgagagtgttgtagggcttctccgcctttggtagttaccataaaggagtgttattcatagtggagggtgtgtgcgttggtgtgggtccttggattagtcacctcttgtgaggtgaataccaagtaaaatcctagtgttagcgtgtttgtgtttgtttctgtattttccgctgcacattcaagaagaaacaagcaatgccaagcaacgaagcgcaccgagcgaacgcgacgagctattcacccccccccccctctagctacttttggtcctaacaagtggtatcagagcaaggccgctcttcaccggaatcatcgccggaagggtcaagcatatcaagaaaagctagagggtgaagaagttggagcaaatttttcaagttcaagattttatcaagctcaacttcaagatgcaattccaagatggacttggatttgacacaagggtggctccaccatacacatccacaagcttcgattcttggaaatcaagaatcgaaacctttcttatgatggagatagagcaatggtttgctctaatggaaggcttcgaagctccaacaaactccaagggcaagcttctcaagaaaagcaaatggagctcggagaaaatccaaaggtgcgaggccaatgacaaagtgaccaagctattggtcaatttattgccaagcaccatcctttgcaaaattggagaatttgaagatgcaaaggatttatggagcaaattggccaagcttcatgaagagatcccctccactgtacaagagcaagcagaatctagagagggtgactctttggagcaagaccaagaggaggattccgaggttgagagatgctcaacctccgaagaagaggaaatccaagaagcttcatcctcaagggaatgcaacgaagggaacaaggagggagcatactccttgtttcatattcaagatgatgaagcctccacctctaggattgagggggagcaatccttggtgaacccggatcaagaagaagcttctacatccgggtcaagagaagaagaggaggaagaagcttctacctccacaagtcaagaaaaatcaaatggaggagaatcaaggtccgatcaagaggaagcttctacctccggatccaaagaaaaagatgccacccctacaagcaaaggtataaatatttcaattaataataaaaatcatattatatgctttgaatgtagggaacatgggcactacaagagcaagtgccctaaattagccaagaagaagggccaagtggcacaaaagggcaaggtgaagcccaaggagaccatccccaacacaaagaagagcaaggagcatattatatgcttctcttgcaatcaaaaggggcattatcgtagtcaatgccccaaggggaagaaaaggGTCaaagctcaaggaggcactagtcaagggagagcctccaaggtaaagaagaaggtaacatttattgagcctactcctttacattatggtaaaaagcatgataggtctaacttttatcattttaatgcaatttaccataagaatagaaagcatgagggctttaaggaaaagcatgtggccctacatgctaagactatcactcctagggttaggaatgtaggtaaaagtctaggcaataactctaaggattttagatacaagcctagaaaccagaatgctcatggacttaatgaaaaaccaaattctaaggatttaatgatagaaaatcaagtcttgagatcaagacttgataaattggaaaagaccctaaaaaggatggaaaatatcctaaaagggcaaaatgagcaaaacctagggctaggaaagtcaaagtcATCAAatagtcatagaggtttgggatacaaaccaaaggctaagaaggatgtgcctagttatcatagggttccatatagttatggaacaaaccctaggtttagtggtcaagtcaaaaatactagggaagtcatccctaagagtatttttgcaaccaaagtgactaagacttctaagaagtctaagaaagtcactaacaaggtaacaagggaggctatccctagggttgacctagaaaatgtgaccaaggcttctaagaagcccaacaaggtcactaggaaggtatctagggaagttatccctagtgagtacctagagcatccaaggagcatcaataggtgttgggttcctaggagcatcttctctaccccataaatgggttagagagtgtcaactccaattagaagggtagttaacccaactttgaggaaattgatactcaaggagcattttcaaggtttttgttaacctttgaaaatgaaatggaactattatttactccttgaaagagtaaaatgtgcctagtggttaaaagttgattttaatcttaaaaggcatatattgggaaattcataagagctaccaagttgggattttggtatgttcttaggaaatttaaggcaatccgggccttaactttaaagtgctactcttgtggaaaaatgaaatatgccaacatttgaggaatatgcttaatttcaattggcataaattaatcaaggaaattagaaatgccaatttaggttttggcgttttcttgacgcacttaagggcaatctaggtttaagttgtaagtttagctaaggttttaaggatacttaggtagttaatctaggtatattttatttatgctaaatcttgccatgattgtttgcccatcatatgccatgacatcatatctacttttgcattcatgacttattatgaaaaataccaaaaataccatgtcatgacattcatacatcatgtagttataggatattttcttttgaaaattatttccttttgatgtatgccataacattatcatgcattaagtttaattccttgtaatcaaggacaaaaggcatttaacaacacttattaacaagtgacatcctaggtgggtgtctaatatctccaaaatgcctagagagtatgcatgatccctagattagggcaaaaccaatctctacatctcacaaagacctataagatgacttgtatgtgttttagtgcatattagatacaagtgagatgttaggatgatgaacaaaactcaagatgttgatttagtgcattcttttgagttttagtttcatcaaaacacatagatatgtgtttttccatcattgggaaagctaatgtacaagtcatgtgcattaagcccaaggaatatggtgggatattggtttgaaaaagttttcaaaatgattttggaaaaccttggtgaaggctatcttttgatagtaatcaccattaaatagttagacacaaacttgaagaaaacactaaagtctttgcaagttttcaagtttgtgtcaatctttaaaaatatgatgtattttcatagaaaactatttttccttgataatatatgccctaaacaatgtctacacgaaatttcataatttttggatttttgtagaattttctagggtttcttgactgaaatggaatttcagcaactatcgagtctcgatcgatccatggatcgattgagtgctgaatcgatccatggatcgattcggcatatcgagcagaagctcgctggatcgatcagccgatcgatccaggtagtctgaatcgatcagtggatcgattcagaaaggttcaattgattggaacccaactccaatcgatccaaattgctgattttggctgggaaagcttgatttcagcactttgaacctattttagtctaggtaaccattccaaacccttaaaatacatttgtatacataaaaagggtgttttcgtgttgaaaacaaggatggaatggttaaggaagacttcattgaagtttaggttgaggtttgtttcaaattttgaacatttgaacctcaaaacttctaaatctgggtttcctaaaggtttagggattccaagtcattgttggtgcaatgacagaagttaccaccatgtctttagggggagggactctttaaagacatgaaaatttttttatgaacctaggaaggtggttaaccttctgtttgaaaatgctcaaggttgagcgattGAACTTTAAtgaggagtggatatcctcattgttcaagtgttttcaaaggataatgctcaaggatgggcatttaccTACATTGGATTTGTTgaaggggagaatgtagggtaaggataatgaaggatatgggaccttcagtatcgtgttgatcacaataagtgatgttgtgaacaacgatgagcaactcttcagggggagagtttttcaacaatggatttgttgaagtgtgcccaaaattggagcatcggttgatgtgtgtccaaatatgggttgatgtgttttattagtaaggggttgatgtgtgccaatagggggagaatgaaagggcttgtgaaagggagtaagttaggctttcattacctagagggagtttgccctcttagggggagaatgaagagcttaacttatgccttcattacctagtggcatgaagaatgaggctatgggattagcctaacttacatgtggaaTTGTAAGTGTACATGTGGAATGGTAAGTGTGATtgtagtattgtcaaacatcaaaaagggggagattgttggtgcaacatccctcaggtcaaggttgacctggttaaccaagctgagtcttggtttgggtttagatgtttgacaataagatattgatcgaagaagagttaagtaggtcaaggttgaccggatacttgactaggaagtcctaactggcatgtcaggcagaaggaagtcctagtgagtgaagctaggcagaaggaaatcctggtgagtgaagccaggtgaaagtcctagtgagtgaagctaggcagatgaaagtcctagtgagtgaagctaggcagatgaaagtcctagtgagtgaagctaggcagatggaaaaccctggtgagtgaagccagacaaaggaaatccagatggatcaaggatgatcggacatctggtgttgggaagtccaagtaggtcaagggagtgaccggatacttggcacgacgagtaaaagtccaagtgggtcaaagggattgaccggacacttggtggggagtcctggcaggtcaagggagtgaccagatgctaggcatgatgtaccaacaggtcaaggttgaccggatgttggttaggaaggtttgggacttggttttgggcaaaaaccaagtgctggatcgatccgtggatcgatccagctcgatcgatcggtggatcgatccgattcttccaataagctcggatcgatccgtggatcgatccaggtccccgatcgatcgatcgatcgggacTTCCtcaagcgccggatcgatccgtggatcgatccagcgcttatctcagacgctcggatcgatccgtggatcgatcgagcccccgatcgattcggaacattcgaatcgatcggatccgaccgttggaagccgcagcgagcgtggtcttcggcatctctttacgagctcttctcagattcattcctccacagctctctacaagcacgtgatcgccagttcttgaaggttcttggaggctttccaagtcaagaggcggatctattgcaagaggaagaagttagggttagggtttttactgcacatcttgtaagcttttgcttaacttgtatttccctttcttcttcttgtattgagagtgttgtagggcttctccgcctttggtagttaccataaaggagtgttattcatagtggagggtgtgtgcgttggtgtgggtccttggattagtcacctcttgtgaggtggataccaagtaaaatcctagtgttagcgtgtttgtgtttgtttctgtattttccgctgcacattcaagaagaaacaagcaatgccaagcaacgaagcgcaccgagcgaacgcgacgagctattcaccccccctctagctacttttggtcctaacatataGGTCAAAAGTAAATAAAtcaaggaaaaaaataatagttaaatCGGAGAGCACAACTAGGTTATAGTTGTAacaatgatagtaaaagataattaCATTCAGTTAATAATCAAGCTAACCGAGTGTCTTTGGTTCACATTTTACAGATCAGAGGATGATCCATTTTGCATATATTGGTGGGGATTGATGACCCCCATTTGTAAATATGTGGGGACCATCAATCTCCATCACTATATGCAAAAGGATCatcctctggtccacaaaaaATGGACTAGAGGATCTGGCCTCAACCGAGTGTGGATAATTTATTCACCAGAAAAGTTTTTAGCGGTTCTAAGCCTTATTGAGTGGGTCTAACATAGAGTTACTGTTCAGCGCTCTAGTACCCTTTTTAGGTTTTAGAACCTGCAAGTAATAGTACGGTAATAGCGCAGGCATCCTACCAACTCAGGAGGCTAATCCCAAGTCATCGTTCGGGATACTTGCTGCACTAACTCTGTGCGTTGTTGTTGTTgtctccgggtagcttctggagtatgcaaactgatcgtcgaggttagtgttcgacactatctccgtaaacgatattgctccgctacggtgcttaacggattgttgcaattcgttcccaagatacaacgacgacgaacgtctc
It contains:
- the LOC122027689 gene encoding DNA-directed RNA polymerase III subunit RPC5-like isoform X1; this translates as MVRSDPGQLVWLDRVALIQSPVHRYVFCNREGLTSSAFDNRLELTHTQGAFEEERRGEERRGERDMDGGDDGIDPSAGAASDLDMALDLDLDRGASQRPARSARFQPKMKGKVKIEAPTRVKPDPDTGPPAPDPVKEDPGLGSSSQGPSSSRPDAEVAASCAMDVDGGFEEEVEEEDPVVREIDVFCSPAPLDVDSYLYILQYVHRPSWRPYELNERCEKVRVKPTKSKIEIDLSLNIDSENYDQDVSGPLRLEKQILSSSLAPSLASYAIGILDGNQLHLNPVHAVVQLRPSMTHLNPEMKENVQTAESSTKSDTNAVDSPGLSIKQVNFERFGHASLNKGENDEPWVSLEYHPIDSHLTERYHQKMISEDHHQIPFTMKPSNYADLLYPGTSTNSKTTKVSSLRFLLSLPLEERLKKWLSEVSQVNNFNALMDLAPDNSKEDVLKVLLHYAVLVQGLWITKSSLLHEGEAALYRDYLLYLFSMNPIIPTDKLRMINYTGLKSILVPLATERRILKHWKFKESTDFIFIRNNPEIVDEQEQAWLVRWNNINTNRRHNDCTNFIRGYFIGL
- the LOC122027689 gene encoding DNA-directed RNA polymerase III subunit RPC5-like isoform X3; this encodes MVRSDPGQLVWLDRVALIQSPVHRYVFCNREGLTSSAFDNRLELTHTQGAFEEERRGEERRGERDMDGGDDGIDPSAGAASDLDMALDLDLDRGASQRPARSARFQPKMKGKVKIEAPTRVKPDPDTGPPAPDPVKEDPGLGSSSQGPSSSRPDAEVAASCAMDVDGGFEEEVEEEDPVVREIDVFCSPAPLDVDSYLYILQYVHRPSWRPYELNERCEKVRVKPTKSKIEIDLSLNIDSENYDQDVSGPLRLEKQILSSSLAPSLASYAIGILDGNQLHLNPVHAVVQLRPSMTHLNPEMKENVQTAESSTKSDTNAVDSPGLSIKQVNFERFGHASLNKGENDEPWVSLEYHPIDSHLTERYHQKMISEDHHQIPFTMKPSNYADLLYPGTSTNSKTTKVSSLRFLLSLPLEERLKKWLSEVSQFWFKVCGLQRAPCCMKAKLLCIETIFFIYSV
- the LOC122027689 gene encoding DNA-directed RNA polymerase III subunit RPC5-like isoform X2 gives rise to the protein MVRSDPGQLVWLDRVALIQSPVHRYVFCNREGLTSSAFDNRLELTHTQGAFEEERRGEERRGERDMDGGDDGIDPSAGAASDLDMALDLDLDRGASQRPARSARFQPKMKGKVKIEAPTRVKPDPDTGPPAPDPVKEDPGLGSSSQGPSSSRPDAEVAASCAMDVDGGFEEEVEEEDPVVREIDVFCSPAPLDVDSYLYILQYVHRPSWRPYELNERCEKVRVKPTKSKIEIDLSLNIDSENYDQDVSGPLRLEKQILSSSLAPSLASYAIGILDGNQLHLNPVHAVVQLRPSMTHLNPEMKENVQTAESSTKSDTNAVDSPGLSIKQERFGHASLNKGENDEPWVSLEYHPIDSHLTERYHQKMISEDHHQIPFTMKPSNYADLLYPGTSTNSKTTKVSSLRFLLSLPLEERLKKWLSEVSQVNNFNALMDLAPDNSKEDVLKVLLHYAVLVQGLWITKSSLLHEGEAALYRDYLLYLFSMNPIIPTDKLRMINYTGLKSILVPLATERRILKHWKFKESTDFIFIRNNPEIVDEQEQAWLVRWNNINTNRRHNDCTNFIRGYFIGL